In the Lysinibacillus sp. PLM2 genome, one interval contains:
- a CDS encoding anti-sigma factor antagonist codes for MFRFNIKEEHEKTIVHLDGDLDIEATEVIEGELMNDLKNTSGFVELDFKNIDFVDSSGIGLLITLISFLKDSNRKPTITNINEDVKVVFELLQLDEILGQNVVVV; via the coding sequence ATGTTCCGTTTTAATATAAAAGAAGAACATGAAAAAACCATTGTTCATTTAGACGGGGATTTAGATATTGAAGCAACAGAGGTCATTGAAGGTGAATTAATGAATGACTTAAAAAATACTTCAGGATTTGTAGAGCTTGATTTTAAAAATATCGATTTTGTAGATTCTTCTGGAATTGGATTACTAATTACGTTAATATCCTTTTTAAAAGATTCAAATAGAAAACCTACCATTACGAATATTAATGAAGATGTTAAAGTAGTTTTTGAATTACTTCAATTAGACGAAATTTTAGGTCAAAATGTAGTTGTTGTTTAA